The DNA window GATCAAGGTGACCCAACTGCGTACGCCCGACGAAGTCTAAGCCACCGGAAGGCCGATCCAAGATGAGCGAGAGTCACGTTTTCTCCACCAGCCGCGGGCCAGCGTTGCCCGAAGGACTGGATAGCGCGCCGGTGGTCCAGGCGCTGATGCAACGCTTCGGCGCCGACCGTTTTCACTTCCAGAACACCCTCACCGGGATGCCGGTACTGTGGATCGCCCGCGAGGACCTGCTGGAAGTGATGCGCTTCCTGCGCCAGGGCGAGCACGCCTTCGAGATGCTGTTCGATCTCCACGCCGTGGACGAGCGCCTGCGCGGCAATCGCCAGGGCCTGCCCGAGGCCGATTTCACCGTTTTTTACTTCCTCACCGACCTCTCCCGCGGGCGCGATTTGATGCTCAAGGTGGCGCTTGCCGAGAGCGATCTGCGGCTGCCCTCCCTGACCCCGGTGTGGCCGAGCGCCAACTGGTACGAGCGCGAAGTGTTCGACATGTTCGGCATCGAGTTCCAGGGCCATCCGCGGCTGGTGCGGATCCTGATGCCGCCGACCTGGAAGGGACACCCGCTGCGCAAGGACTATCCGGCGCGGGCCACCGAGTTCGATCCCTACAGCATGACCATGGAAGGCCAGGACAAGGAGCAGGAGGCGCTGCGCTTCGTTCCCGAAGAGTGGGGAATGAAGCGCGGCACCGACGACCAGGACTACATGTTCCTCAACTTCGGCCCCAACCACCCCGCGGCCCACGGCGCGTTTCGCATCGTGCTGCAGCTCGATGGCGAGGAGCTGATCGACTGCGTGCCGGACATCGGCTACCACCACCGCGGCGCCGAGAAGATGGCCGAGCGCCAGTCCTGGCACAGCTACATCCCCTACACCGACCGGATCGACTATACCGGCGGGGTGATGAACAACCTGCCCTACGTGCTGGCGGTGGAGAAACTCGCCGGCATCCAAGTGCCGGACCGCGCCGCGACCATCCGGGTGATGATGGCGGAGATGTTCCGGATCAATTCGCACCTTTTGTTCCTCGGTACCTACTACCAGGACGTGGGCGCGATGTCGCCGGTGTTCTTCACCTTCACCGACCGCCAGAAAGCCTATGAAGTGATCGAGGCGATCACCGGCTTTCGCATGCACCCGGCCTGGTATCGGATCGGCGGCGTCGCCCATGACCTGCCCAAAGGCTGGGACCGGCTGGTGAAGAACTTCCTCGACTGGATGCCGAAGCGGCTCAACGAGTACCAGCGGGTGATGCAGGACAACGCGGTGTTCCGCGACCGCACCCGCGACATCGCCGCCTACGACACCAAAGAGGCGCTCGAGTGGGGTGTCACTGGGCCCAACCTGCGTGCCACCGGGTTCGATTTCGATGCGCGCAAGCAGCGCCCGTACTCAGGCTATGAGAATTTCGACTTCGAAGTGCCGCTCGGCACCCACGGCGACATCTTCGACCGCGGGCTGATGCGCATCGAGGA is part of the Halotalea alkalilenta genome and encodes:
- the nuoC gene encoding NADH-quinone oxidoreductase subunit C/D produces the protein MSESHVFSTSRGPALPEGLDSAPVVQALMQRFGADRFHFQNTLTGMPVLWIAREDLLEVMRFLRQGEHAFEMLFDLHAVDERLRGNRQGLPEADFTVFYFLTDLSRGRDLMLKVALAESDLRLPSLTPVWPSANWYEREVFDMFGIEFQGHPRLVRILMPPTWKGHPLRKDYPARATEFDPYSMTMEGQDKEQEALRFVPEEWGMKRGTDDQDYMFLNFGPNHPAAHGAFRIVLQLDGEELIDCVPDIGYHHRGAEKMAERQSWHSYIPYTDRIDYTGGVMNNLPYVLAVEKLAGIQVPDRAATIRVMMAEMFRINSHLLFLGTYYQDVGAMSPVFFTFTDRQKAYEVIEAITGFRMHPAWYRIGGVAHDLPKGWDRLVKNFLDWMPKRLNEYQRVMQDNAVFRDRTRDIAAYDTKEALEWGVTGPNLRATGFDFDARKQRPYSGYENFDFEVPLGTHGDIFDRGLMRIEEMRQSLRIIEQCLKHMPAGDFKADHPLTTPPPREKMKEHIETLITHFLQVSWGPVLKPNESFQMIEATKGLNSYYLTSDGSTVSYRTRIRTPSYPHLQHIPVLMRGGFVPDLIAHIASIDFVMADVDR